The Apium graveolens cultivar Ventura chromosome 11, ASM990537v1, whole genome shotgun sequence genome has a window encoding:
- the LOC141697981 gene encoding 1-aminocyclopropane-1-carboxylate oxidase homolog 6-like: protein MAGIMVAEGHQAWCKEMEEFEETKAGVKGLVDSGVVKIPRIFVHPDQDKLPKYSGDSGDGLQVPVIDLEGGEARRDEIVGKIREACETWGCFQLINHGMEASVIDATLEAIRKLHEQPNEAKAGLFSDDSSQEVRFYTTNGLVHESRPGPWRDAMACAFLDDKLDSEKIPSVCRKEMVDYVKSIIKIRENLSELLSEALGLSSDYLGRLECIKSEYMTWLYYPPCPEPHLAVGAPQHSDPTFLTIILQDTIGGLQFLHQNHWVDAAPIPGALIAHIGDLMQVITNDKFKSVEHRVQASSDQTRVSAACFLYPSAQNIQKPFGPIEELISHTNPCIYNQVFPLEYANFYQTKPLDGSSTLSHYKL, encoded by the exons ATGGCAGGTATCATGGTAGCTGAGGGGCATCAAGCTTGGTGCAAGGAGATGGAGGAGTTTGAAGAAACTAAAGCTGGCGTCAAAGGACTCGTGGATTCGGGTGTTGTAAAGATTCCTAGAATATTTGTGCATCCTGATCAAGATAAGTTGCCGAAATATTCCGGTGATTCTGGTGACGGTTTACAAGTCCCGGTGATAGACCTCGAGGGGGGTGAGGCACGGAGAGATGAGATTGTTGGTAAAATTCGAGAGGCTTGTGAAACGTGGGGATGCTTTCAATTAATTAATCATGGCATGGAAGCTAGCGTTATTGATGCGACATTAGAAGCCATAAGAAAGTTGCATGAACAGCCAAACGAGGCTAAGGCAGGCTTGTTTTCGGATGACAGTAGTCAGGAGGTTCGGTTCTACACTACCAATGGATTAGTCCATGAATCTCGTCCTGGCCCCTGGAGGGATGCCATGGCTTGTGCTTTTTTAGATGATAAACTGGATTCTGAAAAAATACCTTCAGTTTGCAG AAAGGAAATGGTAGATTACGTGAAATCCATCATCAAGATAAGGGAGAACTTATCGGAATTGCTATCAGAGGCACTAGGACTAAGCAGTGATTACCTGGGACGCCTAGAATGCATAAAAAGCGAATACATGACATGGTTATATTACCCACCTTGCCCTGAGCCTCATCTAGCTGTAGGCGCTCCACAGCATTCAGACCCAACCTTCCTCACTATAATACTCCAAGACACCATTGGTGGCCTCCAATtccttcatcagaatcactgGGTTGATGCGGCCCCAATTCCTGGAGCTCTCATTGCCCACATTGGTGATCTCATGCAG GTTATCACCAATGACAAGTTCAAAAGTGTGGAACATAGGGTGCAGGCTAGTTCTGATCAAACCAGGGTATCAGCTGCATGTTTTCTGTATCCTAGTGCTCAGAACATTCAGAAACCATTCGGGCCGATAGAGGAGCTAATATCTCACACTAATCCATGTATATACAACCAAGTATTCCCACTCGAATACGCTAATTTTTACCAGACAAAACCATTGGATGGTTCATCAACCCTTTCTCATTATAAGCTATGA